From one [Ruminococcus] lactaris ATCC 29176 genomic stretch:
- a CDS encoding aminotransferase class V-fold PLP-dependent enzyme, which translates to MIYLDNAATTMRKPPQVVQAVVKALESIGNAGRGAYHASLDASRIIYDTRVKLVEFFGGDHAEQVAFTANSTESLNLAIKGLFYPGDHIITTALEHNSVLRPLYEMEEKGTELTILKSDEKGCISYEEMENAIRENTRAIICTHGSNVTGNLLDLTKIGKIAKMHGLLFIVDASQTAGVFPINVKQMQIDVLCFTGHKGLLGPQGTGGLYVKKGIEIRPLKSGGSGVQSYSKRHPRQMPTALEAGTLNAHGIAGLHAALDYLTETGIDTIREKEQALMWEFYEKVRKIPGVIVYGDFSGKERCPIVTLNFEDVDSAELSDALFTEYGISTRPGVHCAPLMHEALGTVEQGAVRFSFSHYNTEKEILTAVEALKELAEL; encoded by the coding sequence ATGATTTACTTGGATAATGCGGCAACTACGATGCGGAAACCACCACAGGTAGTGCAGGCTGTGGTGAAAGCACTGGAATCAATAGGAAATGCAGGAAGAGGGGCATATCATGCGTCTTTGGATGCATCCCGGATCATCTATGATACAAGAGTAAAACTGGTAGAGTTTTTTGGCGGAGACCATGCGGAGCAGGTCGCGTTTACTGCAAATTCAACAGAAAGCCTGAATCTTGCCATCAAAGGACTCTTTTATCCGGGCGATCATATTATCACAACGGCACTGGAACATAACTCGGTTCTGCGTCCCCTGTATGAAATGGAAGAAAAAGGAACAGAACTGACAATTCTGAAGAGTGATGAAAAGGGATGCATTTCTTATGAAGAGATGGAAAATGCGATCCGTGAAAATACCCGGGCGATCATCTGCACGCATGGCTCAAATGTGACCGGGAATCTGCTGGATCTGACGAAAATCGGAAAAATAGCAAAGATGCATGGACTGCTCTTTATCGTGGATGCTTCTCAGACAGCGGGAGTATTTCCAATCAACGTAAAGCAGATGCAGATCGATGTTCTCTGCTTTACCGGTCATAAAGGACTGCTTGGACCGCAGGGAACAGGTGGACTTTATGTAAAAAAGGGGATTGAGATCCGTCCGTTGAAAAGTGGCGGAAGTGGAGTACAGTCATATAGTAAAAGGCATCCCCGGCAGATGCCCACTGCCTTGGAGGCAGGGACATTAAATGCACATGGGATCGCAGGTCTGCACGCAGCACTGGATTATCTGACGGAAACCGGGATTGATACGATCCGCGAAAAAGAACAGGCATTGATGTGGGAATTTTATGAAAAAGTCAGAAAAATTCCAGGGGTGATCGTATATGGCGATTTTTCCGGGAAAGAACGCTGTCCCATCGTGACGCTTAATTTTGAGGATGTTGATTCGGCAGAACTCAGTGATGCCTTATTCACAGAGTATGGGATTTCAACAAGACCGGGAGTTCACTGTGCACCGCTCATGCATGAGGCA